One window of Watersipora subatra chromosome 3, tzWatSuba1.1, whole genome shotgun sequence genomic DNA carries:
- the LOC137390679 gene encoding protein LIAT1-like, which produces MTLAEEQFPIFKNYVLKILRAFETGREILRAFETGREILRAFETGREILRAFETGREILRAFEIGREILRAFETGREILRAFEIGREILRAFETGREILRAFETGREILRAFETGREILRAFETDREILRAFETDREILRAFETGREILRAFETGREILRAFETSREILRAFETGREILRAFETGREILRAFETGREMKNDC; this is translated from the exons ATGACTTTAGCAGAGGAACAATTTCCAATATTCAAGAATT ATGTTCTCAAAATACTGAGAGCATTTGAAACCGGCAGAGAAATACTGAGGGCATTTGAAACCGGCAGAGAAATACTGAGGGCATTTGAAACCGGCAGAGAAATACTGAGGGCATTTGAAACCGGCAGAGAAATACTGAGGGCATTTGAAATTGGCAGAGAAATACTGAGGGCATTTGAAACCGGCAGAGAAATACTGAGGGCATTTGAAATTGGCAGAGAAATACTGAGGGCATTTGAAACCGGCAGAGAAATACTGAGGGCATTTGAAACCGGCAGAGAAATATTGAGGGCATTTGAAACCGGCAGAGAAATACTGAGGGCATTTGAAACCGACAGAGAAATACTGAGGGCATTTGAAACCGACAGAGAAATACTGAGGGCATTTGAAACCGGCAGAGAAATACTGAGGGCATTTGAAACCGGCAGAGAAATACTGAGGGCATTTGAAACCAGCAGAGAAATACTGAGGGCATTTGAAACCGGCAGAGAAATACTGAGGGCATTTGAAACCGGCAGAGAAATACTGAGGGCATTTGAAACCGGcagagaaatgaaaaatgattgCTGA
- the LOC137391188 gene encoding 4-hydroxy-2-oxoglutarate aldolase, mitochondrial-like: protein MQLCRTIIRRVGQISSIRPFHSSKPVAQKLDLAGIYPPIPTPFDSNENIDWLALKDNMDKWNKLPFKGYVVQGSNGEYAYMSEEERVLLVARVKKMITDNDKLLIGGSGCESTRSTIDMSNKMADAGANAVLVVTPSYYRSGMTDAAMLAHYTKVADNSQVPVIVYNCPSNTVLDLNADLITKLATHPNIIGLKDSGGDISKLGAIVYQTRQMDFQVIAGSASFLYAAYHLGCVGGIVALANVLGAECCELEALFKSGDWDAAEELQKKLIVPNIDVTRRFGVPGLKQAMDWLGYIGGRTRLPLLPLSSGDTDILRKHFKKAGFLKD, encoded by the exons ATGCAGCTGTGTCGTACAATTATACGTCGAGTCGGGCAAATATCCTCAATTCGACCATTTCATTCATCAAAACCAGTTGCCCAGAAGTTGGACCTCGCAGGTATATATCCACCTATTCCGACACCATTCGACAGTAATGAAAACATTGACTGGTTAGCGCTGAAGGACAACATGGACAAATGGAACAAGCTTCCTTTTAAAGGTTATGTGGTGCAGGGCTCGAACGGCGAGTACGCATACATGTCCGAAGAGGAGAGGGTATTATTGGTTGCTCGTGTCAAAAAAATGATTACGGACAACGATAAGTTGCTCATTGGAGGCTCTGGCTGTGAATCTACTCGCTCCACTATAGACATGTCTAACAAGATGGCTGATGCTGGTGCAAATGCTGTTTTAGTCGTCACTCCAAGCTATTACAGGTCTGGTATGACAGACGCTGCCATGCTTGCACACTACACTAAAGTCGCTGACAATTCTCAAGTGCCTGTCATTGTCTATAATTGTCCTTCCAATACAGTCCTAGATCTCAATGCTGAT CTGATTACTAAACTGGCCACCCATCCCAATATCATTGGTCTAAAAGATAGTGGAGGGGACATATCGAAGCTCGGAGCTATTGTATACCAGACACGCCAAATGGATTTTCAAGTCATAGCTGGCTCCGCTAGTTTTCTGTACGCTGCTTACCATTTGGGTTGTGTCGGTGGCATTGTGGCTCTTGCCAATGTACTTGGGGCAGAGTGCTGCGAGCTTGAAGCCCTGTTCAAGTCCGGTGACTGGGATGCCGCTGAAGAGTTGCAGAAGAAACTCATTGTTCCAAACATTGATGTAACAAGGAGATTTGGGGTGCCAGGTTTAAAGCAGGCAATGGATTGGTTAGGCTACATTGGAGGGAGAACACGACTTCCGCTTTTACCGTTAAGCTCCGGGGATACTGATATTCTTCGCAAACACTTCAAGAAAGCTGGATTTTTAAAGGATTGA